A single window of Candidatus Palauibacter australiensis DNA harbors:
- the nuoF gene encoding NADH-quinone oxidoreductase subunit NuoF, translating into MSFPHRSDLEVTTRLSRHQGEAEARTLDGYRARGGYEALRRSLDMPPAEITEVVKASGLRGRGGAGFPTGLKWSFMPKDDGKPHYLCCNADESEPGAFKDREVIRWTPHLLIEGCLIASRAIGAEHAYIYVRGEFFEETEVLNAAVVEAYEHGLAGEGILGSSWSCDVTIHAGAGAYIAGEETGLMNSLMGNRAEPWAKPPFPAQAGAFGMPTTVNNVETLAAVPMILENGADWYRQWGTEQSPGTKLWSCSGHLVRPGNYEFALGLPLSDIIFDACGGTPSGKPVKAVIPGGSSTAFLSGDELDCATTYEGLAEAGSALGTASPIVMDEDTDIVAAMRRIAQFYAHESCGQCVQCREGTSWVVRILQRIEAGDGRPSDIDTLYELCEQMTGRTICVLADSVVFPLESSLDKFRADYEALMKPSLVAAG; encoded by the coding sequence ATGAGCTTCCCGCATCGGAGCGATCTCGAGGTCACGACGCGCCTCTCGCGGCACCAGGGCGAGGCCGAGGCGCGCACGCTCGACGGCTACCGAGCCCGGGGCGGCTACGAGGCGCTCCGGCGGTCGCTCGACATGCCGCCCGCCGAGATCACCGAGGTCGTGAAGGCCTCCGGCCTCCGCGGGCGCGGCGGCGCGGGCTTCCCGACGGGCCTCAAGTGGAGCTTCATGCCGAAGGACGACGGCAAGCCGCACTACCTGTGCTGCAACGCGGACGAGTCCGAACCCGGCGCCTTCAAGGACCGCGAGGTCATCCGCTGGACCCCCCACCTCCTCATCGAGGGCTGCCTGATCGCGTCGCGCGCCATCGGGGCGGAGCACGCCTACATCTACGTGCGGGGCGAGTTCTTCGAGGAGACGGAGGTGCTGAACGCCGCGGTCGTCGAGGCGTACGAGCACGGGCTCGCGGGGGAGGGGATCCTAGGCTCGTCCTGGTCGTGCGACGTGACGATCCACGCCGGGGCCGGGGCGTACATCGCCGGCGAGGAGACCGGCCTCATGAACTCGCTCATGGGGAACCGCGCGGAGCCTTGGGCGAAGCCGCCCTTCCCGGCGCAGGCCGGGGCGTTCGGGATGCCGACGACGGTGAACAACGTCGAGACGCTCGCGGCGGTCCCCATGATCCTGGAGAACGGGGCGGATTGGTACCGGCAGTGGGGGACCGAGCAGTCGCCGGGCACCAAGCTGTGGAGTTGCTCGGGCCACCTCGTGCGGCCCGGCAACTACGAGTTCGCGCTGGGTCTGCCGCTGAGCGACATCATCTTCGACGCCTGCGGCGGCACGCCCTCGGGCAAGCCGGTGAAGGCCGTGATCCCGGGCGGGTCGTCCACCGCGTTCCTGAGCGGAGACGAACTCGACTGCGCGACGACGTACGAGGGGCTGGCGGAGGCGGGAAGCGCGCTCGGCACCGCCTCGCCGATCGTGATGGACGAGGACACGGACATCGTCGCGGCCATGCGGCGGATCGCCCAGTTCTACGCGCACGAGTCGTGCGGCCAGTGCGTGCAGTGCCGCGAGGGCACGTCGTGGGTCGTGCGCATCCTGCAGCGCATAGAGGCGGGGGACGGGCGCCCGAGCGACATCGACACGCTGTACGAGCTGTGCGAGCAGATGACGGGCCGCACGATCTGCGTGCTGGCGGACAGCGTCGTGTTCCCGCTCGAGTCCTCGCTCGACAAGTTCCGCGCCGACTACGAGGCGCTGATGAAGCCTTCTCTGGTCGCGGCGGGGTGA
- the nuoD gene encoding NADH dehydrogenase (quinone) subunit D, with the protein MGPQHPATHGVLRLVLQLDGERIVRCSPHIGYLHTGFEKTCEFREWNQCVPYTDRMDYLAPMLYNIGYAGAVEALLDVEITERCRVVRVILGELNRILGHLLWLGTTAIDIGAFSVFLYTFQERERIYNLHEAYTGGRITTSVTRVGGMMADLPVGWTAATRDFTATFPETLDEVERLLSRNAIWQGRTMDIGVLSADKAVSYGVTGPTLRASGVAYDVRKARPYLGYEEYDFDVPVGTEGDVYDRYLVRVEEMRQSVRIIEQALDRLPGGPINIDDYRIVLPPKGEAMGSIDTMISHFKLVMEGVRVPAGETWYSIESSKGELGFGIISDGGTKPVRCRFRGPSFINIASLPELVRGELVADVVAINASLDVVLGEIDR; encoded by the coding sequence ATGGGGCCGCAGCACCCCGCCACGCACGGCGTCCTGCGGCTCGTGCTGCAGCTCGATGGCGAGCGCATTGTGCGCTGCTCCCCCCACATCGGGTACCTGCACACGGGCTTCGAGAAGACGTGCGAGTTCCGCGAGTGGAACCAGTGCGTCCCCTACACGGACCGCATGGACTACCTCGCGCCGATGCTCTACAACATCGGCTACGCCGGGGCGGTCGAAGCGCTCCTCGACGTCGAGATCACGGAGCGCTGCCGCGTCGTCCGCGTCATCCTCGGCGAGTTGAACCGCATCCTCGGCCACCTCCTGTGGCTGGGGACGACGGCGATCGACATCGGCGCCTTCTCCGTCTTCCTCTACACCTTCCAGGAGCGCGAGCGGATCTACAACCTGCACGAGGCGTACACGGGGGGCCGGATCACGACCTCCGTGACGCGGGTGGGCGGGATGATGGCGGACCTGCCCGTGGGCTGGACGGCGGCGACGCGCGACTTCACGGCGACCTTCCCGGAGACGCTGGACGAGGTCGAGCGGCTCCTGTCGCGCAACGCGATCTGGCAGGGCCGCACGATGGACATCGGGGTGCTCTCCGCGGACAAGGCGGTGAGCTACGGCGTCACCGGCCCCACGCTCCGCGCGAGCGGCGTGGCCTACGACGTGCGGAAGGCGCGCCCCTATCTCGGCTACGAGGAGTACGACTTCGACGTGCCCGTGGGGACGGAGGGCGACGTCTACGACCGCTACCTCGTGCGGGTGGAGGAGATGCGGCAGAGCGTCCGCATCATCGAGCAGGCGCTGGACCGGCTTCCCGGAGGCCCGATCAACATCGACGACTACCGGATCGTCCTGCCCCCGAAGGGCGAGGCGATGGGGTCGATCGACACCATGATCTCGCACTTCAAGCTCGTGATGGAGGGCGTCCGCGTGCCGGCCGGCGAGACGTGGTACTCCATCGAAAGCTCGAAGGGCGAACTGGGGTTCGGGATCATCTCCGACGGCGGCACGAAGCCCGTCCGCTGCCGTTTCCGGGGGCCCTCGTTCATCAATATCGCGTCGCTCCCCGAACTCGTGCGGGGCGAACTCGTCGCGGACGTCGTTGCGATCAACGCCTCGCTCGACGTCGTGCTCGGGGAGATCGACCGGTGA
- a CDS encoding NAD(P)H-dependent oxidoreductase subunit E, translating into MSRRIHPAVVGAQPFQLTARETFDGPIFETEEGKHRLEAALSRYPTKQAALLPMLGFVQSVKGWIEPADMVEVAEALELTPAYVHSIATFYTMYNKHPVGRHFVQVCTNISCHLNRAEEVLRGFLAETGTREGEVSEDGEFTVIEAECLGACGFATVVQVNDRYLEDVTPERVPEIVAKLRGARNGAAAGGPEAGGGA; encoded by the coding sequence GTGAGCCGGCGCATCCACCCCGCGGTCGTCGGCGCGCAGCCCTTCCAGTTGACGGCGCGGGAGACCTTCGACGGTCCGATCTTCGAGACGGAGGAGGGGAAACACCGGCTGGAGGCGGCCCTCTCCCGCTATCCGACGAAGCAGGCGGCGCTCCTCCCCATGCTCGGCTTCGTGCAGTCGGTGAAGGGGTGGATCGAGCCCGCGGACATGGTCGAGGTCGCCGAGGCGCTGGAGCTGACGCCGGCCTACGTGCACTCGATCGCGACCTTCTACACGATGTACAACAAGCACCCGGTCGGGCGTCACTTCGTCCAGGTGTGCACGAACATCTCCTGCCACCTGAACCGGGCCGAAGAGGTGCTGCGCGGCTTCCTCGCGGAGACGGGGACGCGGGAGGGGGAGGTCTCGGAGGATGGCGAGTTCACCGTGATCGAGGCGGAGTGTCTCGGCGCGTGCGGCTTCGCCACCGTCGTCCAGGTCAACGACCGCTACCTCGAGGACGTCACGCCGGAGCGCGTGCCCGAGATCGTGGCGAAGCTGCGCGGCGCGCGAAATGGCGCCGCGGCCGGCGGACCGGAAGCGGGAGGCGGCGCATGA
- a CDS encoding 2Fe-2S iron-sulfur cluster-binding protein: MAENGAKATVTLTIDGVEVTVPSGTRVIEAAEHVGVVVPRYCYHPGIPTRPAQCRMCLVEVEGRPKLEPSCTLQAADDMVVNTASDTARTARQSVIEFLLVNHPLDCPICDAAGQCMLQDYAYVTNQLESRVDEPKRIMGRDRISDDILYFADRCVICTRCVRFMRDVAEDDSLIVAQRGDKAFIDTFPGRELDNPFQGNIVDVCPVGALVHEDFVFKARAWDMDATASVCPGCPTGCNVTIDTKENQIVRVKPRHNAAVNSWWMCDYGRRHLVMTNRGVRAEVPLIRDGDAGLRPVDWATALDWVAEKIDALGSPGGSAVVSPDASNENLFYVQRLLERLGVADAAFRVAQGETAALPTVPTLKLRADRAANVAGAGIFGGRRVDALPNGSAGGSSTGGSSAGGGPAGGALVVLDDDLEGAGEDFGASADFFLYLGTRLPGAARNADAVLPIATFAEMDGTFTNFEGRVQRFHQALRPPGLARPGWMVLSRVLARLGDGEAVNGVRGAFERMAAEAPAFAGLTWDGIGLKGAPAAGAAAEAAGAAEADA, from the coding sequence ATGGCTGAGAACGGCGCGAAGGCGACGGTCACGCTCACGATCGACGGGGTCGAGGTCACGGTCCCGAGCGGCACGCGCGTCATCGAGGCGGCGGAGCACGTGGGCGTCGTCGTGCCGCGCTACTGCTACCATCCGGGCATCCCCACCCGGCCGGCGCAGTGCCGCATGTGCCTCGTGGAGGTCGAGGGCCGTCCCAAGCTCGAGCCCTCGTGTACGCTGCAGGCGGCCGACGACATGGTGGTGAACACGGCGAGCGACACGGCGCGCACGGCCCGCCAGTCGGTCATCGAGTTCCTGCTCGTCAACCACCCGCTCGACTGCCCGATCTGCGACGCGGCGGGGCAGTGCATGCTCCAGGACTACGCCTACGTCACGAACCAGCTCGAGAGCCGGGTCGACGAGCCCAAGCGGATCATGGGGCGCGACCGCATCTCCGACGACATCCTCTACTTCGCGGACCGCTGCGTCATCTGCACGCGCTGCGTGCGCTTCATGCGCGACGTCGCCGAGGACGATTCGCTCATCGTCGCCCAGCGCGGGGACAAGGCCTTCATCGACACCTTCCCGGGGCGCGAACTCGACAACCCCTTCCAGGGGAACATCGTCGATGTGTGCCCCGTCGGCGCCCTCGTACACGAGGATTTCGTGTTCAAGGCGCGGGCCTGGGACATGGACGCGACCGCGAGCGTGTGCCCGGGCTGCCCGACCGGCTGCAACGTCACGATCGACACGAAGGAGAACCAGATCGTGCGCGTGAAGCCGCGCCACAACGCGGCGGTCAACTCCTGGTGGATGTGCGACTACGGCCGCAGGCACCTCGTGATGACGAACCGCGGCGTGCGGGCCGAGGTGCCGCTCATCCGCGACGGCGACGCCGGACTTCGGCCCGTGGATTGGGCGACGGCGCTCGACTGGGTGGCGGAGAAGATCGACGCGCTCGGCTCGCCCGGCGGCAGCGCGGTCGTGTCCCCGGACGCCTCGAACGAGAACCTGTTCTACGTGCAGCGGCTCCTCGAACGGCTCGGGGTTGCGGACGCCGCATTCCGGGTCGCGCAGGGCGAGACCGCCGCGCTCCCCACGGTGCCGACGCTCAAGCTGCGGGCGGACCGCGCCGCGAACGTCGCGGGCGCCGGGATCTTCGGCGGCCGCCGCGTGGATGCGCTCCCCAACGGCTCGGCAGGCGGGAGCTCGACGGGCGGGAGCTCGGCGGGGGGCGGCCCGGCGGGCGGGGCGCTCGTCGTGCTCGATGACGACCTCGAGGGCGCCGGCGAGGACTTCGGCGCCTCGGCCGATTTCTTCCTCTACCTGGGCACGCGGCTGCCGGGCGCGGCGCGCAACGCGGACGCGGTGCTCCCGATCGCGACCTTCGCGGAGATGGACGGCACGTTCACGAACTTCGAGGGCCGCGTGCAGCGCTTCCACCAGGCGCTGAGGCCGCCGGGGCTGGCCCGCCCGGGCTGGATGGTGCTGAGTCGCGTGCTCGCCCGCCTGGGAGACGGCGAGGCCGTCAACGGGGTGCGCGGCGCGTTCGAGCGGATGGCGGCGGAGGCTCCGGCCTTCGCGGGCCTGACGTGGGACGGGATCGGGCTCAAGGGCGCCCCGGCCGCCGGCGCGGCCGCTGAAGCCGCCGGCGCCGCGGAGGCCGACGCGTGA